The genomic DNA GATAAAGGAGAAGCCATGATGAAATTAAACCTAGCCGCCAGAGGGCATGACTTGAGCCATGTACAAACCGTGGATGATTTAGCAAAAAAAGCGAGTCAACAAAACATTTCTACGCTACAATTGGCATTAAGTCGTTCATTTCCTACACTTTCAGCAGATGGACAAGCCATCAATGCTGGAATGGGGCAATATATGAAGAATATCCTCGCAAAAGAAGGCATAAGTGTCGGTATATTAAGCTGTTATATCAACATGATCCATCCTGATCTATCTGTTCGTGAAACGGTGCTTCATCAATTTGAACGATATCTCCAATATGCTGCAAGCTTCGGGGCGACGATGGTCGCAACCGAGACGGGGAGCGTGAGTGAAGCGGGTTATACAGAGGAGAACTTTTCAGATGAAGCCTTCTTACAGATCGTTGAAGCCATTCACCGATTAGTGCGAGCTGGAGAAAAACATCGTATGATGGTGGGCATCGAACCAGGCTTGAATCATCCGTTGTATTCATTGGATCGTGTGGCAGAGTTAGTTGCCATGATCGATTCGGACTATCTAGGGATCATTTTAGACCCAACCAATCTAATCAATGCAAAAAACTATCATCAACAAGTAAATTTAGTCGAAGAAGCCTTTGAACGGTTTGGAGAAAAAATTTGCGGATTGCATATGAAAGATTATATTGTTTCTAACGAAGAAGAAATCATCCCGGTAAATCTAGGGACAGGCATGATCGATTATGAAGCCATCGTAAACATCGCACAGAAACATCGTCCTTATCTTTATATCGTCTTAGAAGAAACAAAAGATGATGCACTAAAACAAGGTGTAATCATGTTGGAACAAGTCACCGAATAAGAAAATAATAGAATGTATCATTGTTCAATAGTGAGCAATAAGGGAAAGGGGGATAGAGATGGAAAAGAAACCGATCAATGGAAAACAAGTGAATACGATGATTTCGGATCAGTATGAGATTTATCATGTAAAAGATATCGTTAGCCAAAACAAAACGGTTTATCATCATCATGATTTCTATGAGATCCATGCTACTTTAGAAGGAGAAGCCATTTTTTATTTAGATGGTCGTCAGTTTACGATACAACCAGGAAATGTTTTGTTGATCCATTCAAGAGATCTGCATCGGATCGTTCGTCAATCAACTGACGTATTCGAGCGTGTCTACATGTTTATCACCCCTGCATTCTTAGAGAGTCGTTCCACCAAGTGGTCCAATCTATCCGCCTGTTTTTGGCCGATCGGTGAACGCCGAAGCCGGATATTACATATTGAACCACAAGTACTAAAAGAAAAACTTTCTTTTATCGACCAAACGTTGGATCGAAAAGATTATGGTGCAGATATTCGTTATGAACAAGCGCTAGTCGAATATTTGATTTTTCTCAACCGTATGGTACAGATCGAAGAACATATTTCGGAAGAAAATTTCACTGTACCGAATGAACGGTTAGAAAAAATGATTCAATTTGTCGCAAAGAATTTGAGTGAACCGCTCTCCCTCAAACAAATGGAAAAAGAATTTTTCATCAGTAAATATCACGTGACTCGCGAATTCAAAAAACATACTGGTTTTACCTTTCATCAATACGTGATGAAGAAAAAACTACTTTATTCAAAACAACTATTAAGAGAGTACGGCAGCTCAAGTTCCGTGTATAGTAAATGTGGTTTCGCCTCCTATCCTCATTATTTACGCGCATTCAAAACCGAATTTGGCGTAACTCCCAAAGAATTTTTGAAAAAAGATCTGGCAGGAGAGTTTGTTCATTATACGCATTATGAAGAAGAAAACAAAGATCCCTTTTAAATTGACGTTCTTTCCGATATAATTTCCTATATAGAAATAGGAGAGTGGAATATGGAAAATAAAAAACCTTATGGAACCGTTCTAATCAAAGCTTCACATATTTTAGATTATTTAGCAGAGCATCCAGATGCTTCATTACAAGAAATTGCGAAAGGTATCGACATGACGTCGTCTACTACATTAAAAATTTTAGATACGTTATCCTTGATTGGTTATGTAAATAAAAATCAAGAAAAAAATTATCGTTTAGGCGGAAAACTGGTCCGATATGCAAACAAAAATATCGATCAAATCGATCTAGTTGAACGCACTTTGCCATTTTTGGAAAAACTACAACAAACAATTGACGAAACTATTCATCTAGGTATTTTAGACAACAACGAGATTCTCTATGTCAATAAGTTGGACCCTAAAAATCAAACGATCCGTATGTCTTCAAAAATCGGTATCACGAGACCTTTATATAGTTCAGCAATGGGGAAAGCCGTCTTGGCGCATTTTACGGAAGAGCAATATCAACAGTATATTGAAAAATGTCCTCTGATCCCATTCACTGAATATACGATTACCAATCCGTTAAAACTAAAAAAAGAGATCCAGCAAGTCAAACAAACAAAAATCGCCTTCGATGATGAAGAAGTCGAAAAAGATATTTTTTGCATCGGTACCTCTTTAATTCATGAGAACCAAGTGGTTGGAGCGTTTAGTGTCAGTATGCCGAAATACCGATTAAGTGAAGAAAGCAAAGCTCAAATCATTCAAACGATCCTGCAAACGAAAGAAGAAATCGAAAAAACTTTTGAAAAAAACTAAAAAGCGTTTGCATTTTTTTATTCCTGCCGTATAATGAAGATGTAAATTTCTTTATTGTAAACTATAATTTCCAAATAAGAAATGGGTGGGAAAATGAAAAAAATGGATATCTTATCTCGTTTGAAACAAGCGGGAGTTATTGCAGTCGTACGAGGAGCAACAAATGAAGAAGCGCTGAATGCTTGTCACGCGATTATCAAAGGCGGACTAACTGGCATTGAGTTGACCTTCACCGTGCCACAAGCAGATCGGGTAATTAAAGAACTAGTAGAAACATACAAAGACCAACAGGATGTGGTGATCGGTGCAGGGACAGTGTTGGATGCTATTACTGCGCGTTTAGCGATTTTAGCAGGTGCTGAGTATATCGTCAGCCCCTGTTTTGATCAGGAAACCGCAGAACTATGCAATTTATACCAAATCCCTTATTTACCAGGATGTATGACGATCGATGAAATCAAAACAGCGCTAAAAAGTGGCGTAGACATCGTCAAACTATTTCCTGGAAGTGCTTTCGGTCCAAGTATCATCTCTGCATTCAAAGCGCCGATGCCCCATGTCAATATCATGCCTACTGGTGGGGTCAGTTTAGAAAACATGCAAGAATGGTTTGAGGCAGGCGTGATCACTGTTGGTGTTGGTGGGAACTTGTTGGCTCCAGCAGCTCATGGAGATTTTGAGGAAGTGACAAAAGTCGCACAACAATATGCGGCAAAAATGAAAGAAATTACGAGGTAACCGCTCATGGGAAGAGTCGTGACACTCGGAGAGATCATGCTACGCTTGTCGACAGAACAGGGACAACGGTTACAAGACAGTGATCATTTTTGCGCGCATTATGGCGGTGGGGAAGCGAATGTCGCGATCTCATTAGCAAATTATGGACATACGGTTTCGTTCATGTCAAAAGTCCCAGAACATTCCCTGGGTCTGGCAGTCGAAAAACACTTACGAAGCTATGGGGTAGATACTAGTCTACTGCTGAAAGGCGGCCCTCGGCTTGGCACATATTATATGGAAACAGGGATCGGTGAACGTGCGGCTTCAGTCATTTATGATCGTGCCGGTTCCAGTTTCGCGGTGATGGGTTGCTTGGAATGGTCATTGGAGGACTGTTTCAAGGGAGTTGATCTATTCCATGTTTCAGGAATCACACCGGCATTATCAGAAAAGTGGCGAGGGTTGACAAAAGAACTCATGGAAGCAGCCAAACAAGCAGGCTGTCAAATCAGTTTTGATATCAATTATCGGGGCAAGTTGTGGACACAACAAGAAGCGGGTAAAGCGTTAGAACAATTATTACCACTCGTGGATATTTGTTCAGCCGGTGAGATGGATGCGCTTTATTTGTTAGGGATAGCAAAAGCACCTGAAACGACAGTAAATCCACTTATTTATTATTACGAAAAAATGCAAGAAAGATTTCCCAACATCCAAACGTTTTACTCAACCAAACGTACGGTGCATTCAGCGAGTGAAAATGATCTACAAGGTACTTTGTGGATGAAGGATAGCTATTTCGAATCGCCCCTTCATCAAGTCACTTCGATCGTTGATCGTGTGGGTGGAGGAGATGCGTTTGCTGGGGGATTGCTTCATGGAATTTTAGAAGAGATGCAACCACAAGCAATTATTGATTTTGCGACAGCAGCCTCTGCGTTGAAACACACGATCCATGGAGATTGCAACCAATTCAATCAAGCAGAAGTTGCTAGTTTTATCGCTAGCGGTTCTGGAAAAATCATTCGATAAAGGAGAGTCTAACAACATGCAAGAAATGGAAACACGTTATACACATAGCCCAGAGGATATCCGTCATTATTCAACAGAACAATTGAGAAATGAATTTTTGGTAGAGAAAGTATTTGTTCCAGGGAAAATCAGTCTTACTTATACGCACAATGATCGTATGATCTTCGGCGGTGTAACACCAACAACTAGTCCATTAGAAATCAAACTAGATAAAGAACTAGGTGTTACTTATTTCTTAGAACGTCGCGAGCTTGGTGTGATCAACATCGGCGGACCTGGATTCATTGAAATCGACGGTGAAAAAGAAGAAATGAAGAAACAAGATGGGTATTACATCGGTAAAGAAACGGAGCATGTAGTCTTCTCCTCTGTAGATCCAGAGAATCCTGCAAAATTTTACATCAGTTCTGTGCCAGCACATCACAAATATCCAAATGTAAAAATCAGCATCGATCAAGTGAAACCCATGGAAACAGGCGAAGGCGTCACATTGAATGAGCGTAAAATCTACCAATATATCCATCCAAACGTCTGTGAAAGCTGTCAATTACAGATGGGTTATACCATTTTAGAACCGGGTAGTTCATGGAACACGATGCCTTGCCATACGCATGAACGTCGCATGGAAGCGTATGTTTACTTTGATTATGCAAATGAAGATACACGTGTGTTCCATATGATGGGTAAACCAGATGAAACCAAACATTTAGTCGTAGATAATGAACAAGCCGTGATTTCACCAAGCTGGTCGATCCACTCAGGTGTTGGCACAAGCAATTATTCGTTTATCTGGGCAATGTGTGGGGAAAATATCACCTATACAGATATGGATATGGTATCAATGGATCAATTGAAATAGGAAAGGAAGATAAAAATGTCATTCAATATGGATATGTTTCGTTTAGACAATAAAGTCGCTTTAATCACCGGTGCGGTATACGGAATCGGTTTTGAGATCGCTCGCTCATTAGCAGAAGCTGGAGCGACGATCGTCTTCAATAATTTAACTCAGGAATCAGTAGATGAAGGGATTGCCAACTACAAAGAAATTGGCATCGAAGCAAAAGGCTATGTTTGTGATGTGACGGATGAGTCAGCAGTACAAGCAATGGTCCAGCAAATCAAAGCAGAAGTTGGTCCAATCGATATTTTGGTCAACAATGCAGGTATCATCAAACGTACACCAATGATCGAAATGGATGCGGCGGATTTCCGTCAAGTCATCGACGTAGACTTGAACGCACCATTTATCATGTCGAAAGCAGTCATCCCAGATATGATTGAAAAAGGTGGCGGGAAAATCATCAATATTTGTTCAATGATGAGTGAACTTGGCCGTGAGACAGTAAGTGCTTATGCTGCTGCTAAAGGCGGATTAAAAATGTTGACGAAAAACATTGCTTCAGAATATGGTCAGTACAACATTCAATGTAATGGGATCGGACCTGGCTATATCGCGACGCCGCAAACAGCGCCATTAAGAGAAACACAAGAAAACGGGGAGCGTCATCCATTTGACCAATTTATCGTTGGGCGTACACCAGCTGCACGTTGGGGCGACCCAATCGACTTAGCTGGCCCATCTGTCTTCCTAGCATCACGTGCCTCTGATTTTGTTAACGGACATATCTTGTATGTAGATGGCGGTATCTTAGCTTATATCGGAAAACAACCATAACAAACAAAGAATGACGAGTGCATCGTATGCACTCGTCATTTTTATTTGCGTCGACCATATTTTGATAATGGGATGTCTCTGGCTTCACACCATTCTTTGACAGGGCCAGACAAAATCAAGGATTGTTTTGTTAAATCACTTGTTTTTGTTGCACCGACCATGGCATAGAGCATTCGTAGTTCTTCTTGCCACTGTGCCATAAGAGCAATCGTCTCCTCGATCCCGTGTGTCATGTAGTGCGTCAAGATCGTTCCGGAAATCCCTACAGCGTTCGCACCAAGACACAATGCTTTAAAGATATCATAAGCATTTCGTATGCCACCCGAAGCAATGATTTCGGCATGTGTATTCGCTTCGTTTGCTTCAAGTAAGGAGGACACAGTAGACTGTCCCCAATCCGTCAAATAAGCCAATTCACGCTTTTTACGTCGAGCGTTTTCGATTTGCGTGAAGCTCGTTCCGCTACGTCCACTGACGTCAATCGTCTTGATACCTAGTTCAGACAGTTCAATGATGGTTTCCCTCGTCATCCCAAAGCCCACTTCTTTTACGATCACTGGCACATCAAGAGTTTGTTGGATTTCTGAGATCAGTTCTTTCCACTGCGAAAAATCGCGATCCCCTTCAGGCATGACTAATTCTTGTGGTGCATTTAAATGGATCTGTAACGCATCCGCTTGGAAGAGTTCTACAGCTTCTTGGGCACGTGCGACAGAAGTACCAGCACCGACATTCGCTAAAATCTTCCCTTCAGGATAGACATCTCGCATCACCGTATAAGAATCTTCCAAGGAAGGATCTTTCAAGGCGGCGCTGACAGAACCGGTAGCAATCATCAACCCAGCACTTTTAGCAATCTGTGCAAGGTCATGATTGATCTTTTTTGTTTTTTCGCTACCGCCAGTCATGGCATTGATATAGAAAGGACTAGAAAGAGTAAAACCTGCAACTTCTGTTTTCAAAGACACGTCATCAACCTTGCTTTGTGGAAGTGGACGATGAACAAGTCGAACGAAGTCAAATTCATTTATCTGTTTGTTGTGAAATGCTTTAGCTAATGATACATGTTCATCTTTTCGATTCATAACTTGTCCTCTTTCTGTTGATGGTAGACATGTAATGGAAGCGGGGTGATCTCAGCTTCTTCCCAAGCACTCATCAATGGAAGGATACCTGATTTTTGGTCCACGATCACGATGCCACAATCCCCACCGCCAGCGCCAGAAGATTTCGCCGCACCTTCAAATTGTTCAGCTAAACAACACAGTTTATTTAATGCTGGTGTTTCGATCAACACACCAGTGATGGCAGACAGATCACGCAATAATTCACGATTTTTACGAATCATTTCTTGGATCAAAGCAACATCGTTTTCTTTAAAACCTTGGATCATCGTGTTGACGCAAAGCGTACTATCTTCAAGGAATTGTTGATACGCCGCCATTTTATCTTCACGAGAGCGATGTACTTGGTCCACTAAGTCGGAAGTAGAGGCAGGACTACCGGTCCAACCAATCAATAAACGGAGATCTTCCGGAGTGTGTAAGGATTCAATAGATAAACCAGGCCAATCAAGCGCTAATAATTCACTGATCGTTTTACTTGATTCTTGTTCTTTGAGCCATTGGTGGTCAAAAGTGGAGAAGGCGATCCAACCACCATAACAGCTAGCCGCAATATCGCCACAAGAACCATTGTCTTGGACAGCTAGATTAGCTAAGGCTGCAATTTTAAAAATCTCAAACTGAGATAAATTCAGTGCGTAAAATTGGTTCAATGCTCGAACCGTCGCTACCGCTACTGCGCCACTAGAACCTAGTCCATACTTTCTGCCGTTTGAGCTATCTAATTCACTGGTTACCTTCAAATCATAAAATGAAAGAAGAATGTTTTTTTCCTGTGCATATTTCTCAGTTAAACGTATAGCAGCAAGGATATAATGGAACGGGTTTTCACGGATATCTAGAACAAGTTCGCCTTTTCGTCTTGTCCAACGCACAGGCATCTCGCTATATTGTGCAGATTGGATACTTCCTACTTTCCGAGCAGCTTCCACTGTTACTGTGACGAATTGATCGACTGCCACGATGATTGCAGGATGCCCCGTTTCGACAACTGCGTATTCTCCAGCGATATAAAGTTTTCCAGGTGCAGATACTTCAACCATAACAATCTCCCTTTATTCAATAATCGTGATTCCTTGCCCAGCATGAGCAAGAATCACTTGTTGACGGCTAAATAATTCAATGAATTTTGCTTGAACAGCCGTTTGATTTTTCTTTTCAACTAATACTTTGACGTTTGGACCTGCATCCATCGTGAAATAGCAAGGAATGCCTGAAGCACGTAGTTCACGAACTGCTTGCATCGCCTTCAGACTATCTGGAGACCAGTAGGTGAAGGGTGGATTAGCCGCTAACGTGGTGCCGTGCATTTTTAACCCGTTTCGCTCCATGACTTCGCCCACTGTTTGGAACGACTTTTCAGCGATTGCTTGTTTCAGCTCCATTAGATCTGTTTCGACTGAATCAAGCCACCCTTGATAAAAATGCGAAGTTTCCACTGTTCGACGCATCCCATCACGACTAGATACATCTTTTTGTTGATCATTGATCAATACAAATACCATGGCGAGTTCGTCTTCAAATCCATTAGAAGGGATTTGTTGCGCATATGAAGTTTGGTCATCATGCCCTTTTTCCCATTCCACGAAGCCACCAAAAATACTACGACAAGCCGAACCAGAACCCCGACGAGCGAGTCTGGACAGGGCTTGTTTATCCAATTCTAGTCCTAGGGCTTCATTACAGGCGCCAGCTAACGCAGCTAGACCGCTTGCAGAAGAAGCTAAACCTGCGGCTGTTGGAACAAAGTTATGGCTGATCACTTTTGCGCGTTTGTTTGTATTCGCTTGTATGCGTACAAGATCAAGGAAGCGACTGATTTTTTTTGTTGCTGCTTCTGTTTGTAATTCATGATCTAAATAGAACAGATCGTCTGTGAACGAATCTGAAAAAATCACTTCGGTTTCTGTATAAAAGGCATCGAGAGTGAGAGATAAACTGTTGTTCATCGGAAGAATCAATTCTTCGTTTTCCTTGCCCCAATATTTGATCAAGGCGATATTTGTATAAGCACGGGCTTTACCACTAAGCATAGGTATGTACTCCTAATCCTTGAATCCAAGTTTCAGCTGCGCCTGCTTGTATTAGTGCGTGGCTGATTTCTTGAGCTTCTGTTTTTGTTTGTGCTAAAGCAATCATACATCCACCACGTCCGCCACCGGTCAATTTTGCACCTAAAGCGCCAGCAGTACGTGCGGTAGCGATCAGAGTGTCTAAAAAGTCATTACTGATCGTCAAACTTTTTAGAATGCGCTGGGCATCATTCATTGCTTCAGCTAGCTTTTCTGGTGAGTTGTCGATAATTGCTTTTTTAGCTTGTTTCGTCAAGTATCCTAGTTGTTGGATTTTTTGTCCAGTTTTCTGCGCATCTTTTTCAAAAAGGTGAGCCACATCTTTCACCGCTGCACGTGTTTGACCTTTGATTCCCGTATCAGCAACGATCAAAAAAGCATCGATATTCAACGCAAAATAATCAAAAGGATGGCCTTTTGTAAAATAAATCGGTTCGTATCCACTTGTTGCGGCAGCATCGATTCCACTGGGGTTTCCATGTGCGATTTTTTCAGAAACTTGCACATGTGCCAATAATTGTTCTCGTGATAATGGCAACTCATAGGCAGAA from Enterococcus mundtii includes the following:
- a CDS encoding sugar phosphate isomerase/epimerase family protein → MKLNLAARGHDLSHVQTVDDLAKKASQQNISTLQLALSRSFPTLSADGQAINAGMGQYMKNILAKEGISVGILSCYINMIHPDLSVRETVLHQFERYLQYAASFGATMVATETGSVSEAGYTEENFSDEAFLQIVEAIHRLVRAGEKHRMMVGIEPGLNHPLYSLDRVAELVAMIDSDYLGIILDPTNLINAKNYHQQVNLVEEAFERFGEKICGLHMKDYIVSNEEEIIPVNLGTGMIDYEAIVNIAQKHRPYLYIVLEETKDDALKQGVIMLEQVTE
- a CDS encoding AraC family transcriptional regulator gives rise to the protein MEKKPINGKQVNTMISDQYEIYHVKDIVSQNKTVYHHHDFYEIHATLEGEAIFYLDGRQFTIQPGNVLLIHSRDLHRIVRQSTDVFERVYMFITPAFLESRSTKWSNLSACFWPIGERRSRILHIEPQVLKEKLSFIDQTLDRKDYGADIRYEQALVEYLIFLNRMVQIEEHISEENFTVPNERLEKMIQFVAKNLSEPLSLKQMEKEFFISKYHVTREFKKHTGFTFHQYVMKKKLLYSKQLLREYGSSSSVYSKCGFASYPHYLRAFKTEFGVTPKEFLKKDLAGEFVHYTHYEEENKDPF
- a CDS encoding IclR family transcriptional regulator, yielding MENKKPYGTVLIKASHILDYLAEHPDASLQEIAKGIDMTSSTTLKILDTLSLIGYVNKNQEKNYRLGGKLVRYANKNIDQIDLVERTLPFLEKLQQTIDETIHLGILDNNEILYVNKLDPKNQTIRMSSKIGITRPLYSSAMGKAVLAHFTEEQYQQYIEKCPLIPFTEYTITNPLKLKKEIQQVKQTKIAFDDEEVEKDIFCIGTSLIHENQVVGAFSVSMPKYRLSEESKAQIIQTILQTKEEIEKTFEKN
- a CDS encoding bifunctional 4-hydroxy-2-oxoglutarate aldolase/2-dehydro-3-deoxy-phosphogluconate aldolase; translation: MKKMDILSRLKQAGVIAVVRGATNEEALNACHAIIKGGLTGIELTFTVPQADRVIKELVETYKDQQDVVIGAGTVLDAITARLAILAGAEYIVSPCFDQETAELCNLYQIPYLPGCMTIDEIKTALKSGVDIVKLFPGSAFGPSIISAFKAPMPHVNIMPTGGVSLENMQEWFEAGVITVGVGGNLLAPAAHGDFEEVTKVAQQYAAKMKEITR
- a CDS encoding sugar kinase, yielding MGRVVTLGEIMLRLSTEQGQRLQDSDHFCAHYGGGEANVAISLANYGHTVSFMSKVPEHSLGLAVEKHLRSYGVDTSLLLKGGPRLGTYYMETGIGERAASVIYDRAGSSFAVMGCLEWSLEDCFKGVDLFHVSGITPALSEKWRGLTKELMEAAKQAGCQISFDINYRGKLWTQQEAGKALEQLLPLVDICSAGEMDALYLLGIAKAPETTVNPLIYYYEKMQERFPNIQTFYSTKRTVHSASENDLQGTLWMKDSYFESPLHQVTSIVDRVGGGDAFAGGLLHGILEEMQPQAIIDFATAASALKHTIHGDCNQFNQAEVASFIASGSGKIIR
- the kduI gene encoding 5-dehydro-4-deoxy-D-glucuronate isomerase; amino-acid sequence: MQEMETRYTHSPEDIRHYSTEQLRNEFLVEKVFVPGKISLTYTHNDRMIFGGVTPTTSPLEIKLDKELGVTYFLERRELGVINIGGPGFIEIDGEKEEMKKQDGYYIGKETEHVVFSSVDPENPAKFYISSVPAHHKYPNVKISIDQVKPMETGEGVTLNERKIYQYIHPNVCESCQLQMGYTILEPGSSWNTMPCHTHERRMEAYVYFDYANEDTRVFHMMGKPDETKHLVVDNEQAVISPSWSIHSGVGTSNYSFIWAMCGENITYTDMDMVSMDQLK
- a CDS encoding gluconate 5-dehydrogenase, which produces MSFNMDMFRLDNKVALITGAVYGIGFEIARSLAEAGATIVFNNLTQESVDEGIANYKEIGIEAKGYVCDVTDESAVQAMVQQIKAEVGPIDILVNNAGIIKRTPMIEMDAADFRQVIDVDLNAPFIMSKAVIPDMIEKGGGKIINICSMMSELGRETVSAYAAAKGGLKMLTKNIASEYGQYNIQCNGIGPGYIATPQTAPLRETQENGERHPFDQFIVGRTPAARWGDPIDLAGPSVFLASRASDFVNGHILYVDGGILAYIGKQP
- the fni gene encoding type 2 isopentenyl-diphosphate Delta-isomerase, which produces MNRKDEHVSLAKAFHNKQINEFDFVRLVHRPLPQSKVDDVSLKTEVAGFTLSSPFYINAMTGGSEKTKKINHDLAQIAKSAGLMIATGSVSAALKDPSLEDSYTVMRDVYPEGKILANVGAGTSVARAQEAVELFQADALQIHLNAPQELVMPEGDRDFSQWKELISEIQQTLDVPVIVKEVGFGMTRETIIELSELGIKTIDVSGRSGTSFTQIENARRKKRELAYLTDWGQSTVSSLLEANEANTHAEIIASGGIRNAYDIFKALCLGANAVGISGTILTHYMTHGIEETIALMAQWQEELRMLYAMVGATKTSDLTKQSLILSGPVKEWCEARDIPLSKYGRRK
- a CDS encoding phosphomevalonate kinase; the encoded protein is MVEVSAPGKLYIAGEYAVVETGHPAIIVAVDQFVTVTVEAARKVGSIQSAQYSEMPVRWTRRKGELVLDIRENPFHYILAAIRLTEKYAQEKNILLSFYDLKVTSELDSSNGRKYGLGSSGAVAVATVRALNQFYALNLSQFEIFKIAALANLAVQDNGSCGDIAASCYGGWIAFSTFDHQWLKEQESSKTISELLALDWPGLSIESLHTPEDLRLLIGWTGSPASTSDLVDQVHRSREDKMAAYQQFLEDSTLCVNTMIQGFKENDVALIQEMIRKNRELLRDLSAITGVLIETPALNKLCCLAEQFEGAAKSSGAGGGDCGIVIVDQKSGILPLMSAWEEAEITPLPLHVYHQQKEDKL
- the mvaD gene encoding diphosphomevalonate decarboxylase; this encodes MLSGKARAYTNIALIKYWGKENEELILPMNNSLSLTLDAFYTETEVIFSDSFTDDLFYLDHELQTEAATKKISRFLDLVRIQANTNKRAKVISHNFVPTAAGLASSASGLAALAGACNEALGLELDKQALSRLARRGSGSACRSIFGGFVEWEKGHDDQTSYAQQIPSNGFEDELAMVFVLINDQQKDVSSRDGMRRTVETSHFYQGWLDSVETDLMELKQAIAEKSFQTVGEVMERNGLKMHGTTLAANPPFTYWSPDSLKAMQAVRELRASGIPCYFTMDAGPNVKVLVEKKNQTAVQAKFIELFSRQQVILAHAGQGITIIE
- the mvk gene encoding mevalonate kinase; this translates as MAIHGQGESSGKLILMGEHAVVYGEPAIAFPFYATKVTATLEALPSFNKDQLISSYYIGNLNDAPHALNNIKQLIAGLKTHYHVQDTLRLTIESTIPAERGMGSSAAVATAITRAFYSAYELPLSREQLLAHVQVSEKIAHGNPSGIDAAATSGYEPIYFTKGHPFDYFALNIDAFLIVADTGIKGQTRAAVKDVAHLFEKDAQKTGQKIQQLGYLTKQAKKAIIDNSPEKLAEAMNDAQRILKSLTISNDFLDTLIATARTAGALGAKLTGGGRGGCMIALAQTKTEAQEISHALIQAGAAETWIQGLGVHTYA